The Longimicrobium sp. genome includes the window CTTCGAGCTGCTGTTCGGCGGCCGCACGCTGGCGGGGCTGCGGTGATCGCGCGGCGGGTGCGCGCGCTGGGCGCGAAGCGATTGGGGGCCTACGCGGCCACCTGGATCATCTGGGGATCGACCTACCTGGCCATCCGCACCGCCGTGGCGGTCGTCCCCCCGTTCCTGCTGGCCGGCGTGCGCTCGGTCCTGGCGGGATCGATCCTGGTCGGCTGGGCGCTGCTGCAGCGCGACGAGCGGCCCCGGCGCGGCCAGGTCTTCGCCGCGCTGGCGACGGGCGTGCTCTTCTTCCTGATCGGCCACGGCGGCCTGTTCTGGGCGGAGCAGCGCGTCGCGTCGGGCCCGGCGGCGCTGATGATCGCCACCGAGCACTTCTGGGTGCTGCTGGCCGGCTCGCTGCTGGGGATCGTCGCCGCCACGTGGCGCGCGTGGGCGGGCGTGGCCATCGGCCTGGGCGGCGTGGCGCTGCTGGTGGGGAGCGGGACGGGGGGGATCGACCCGGTCGGCGCGGCCGTGCTGATCGTCTCCGCCGCGGCGTGGGGACTGGGGACGCTGTACTTCACCGGGCCGCGCAAGCCGAAGAGCCAGCCGTACGCGGCGGGGATCCCGCTGCTGGGCGGCGGCGTGCTCCTCCTCGCCGCCTCCGCCATCTCCGGC containing:
- a CDS encoding EamA family transporter; translated protein: MIARRVRALGAKRLGAYAATWIIWGSTYLAIRTAVAVVPPFLLAGVRSVLAGSILVGWALLQRDERPRRGQVFAALATGVLFFLIGHGGLFWAEQRVASGPAALMIATEHFWVLLAGSLLGIVAATWRAWAGVAIGLGGVALLVGSGTGGIDPVGAAVLIVSAAAWGLGTLYFTGPRKPKSQPYAAGIPLLGGGVLLLAASAISGETARFSVADVTPVAAGALLYLVLFGSVVAFTAYSWLVEREGPSRALSFTYVNPLVAVLLGAAFLSEPLTWRIALAAGAIVASVVLIITGTKTSTSTASPAVTPAPVPVAKRRRPTHLRARRA